In the genome of Macrobrachium nipponense isolate FS-2020 chromosome 42, ASM1510439v2, whole genome shotgun sequence, one region contains:
- the LOC135213175 gene encoding uncharacterized protein LOC135213175, with the protein MGKKDDVIFVGDHHYSSKDPSWYYMSRRVAWMRDKEKALLVLVVFFIALIAFMFVCPETILNLQSSLGNSERDPPDYLKAKIDIVPPSKVETDNELANYDSIEEAIPVSVSTPSEVEDFLDYADEVEGLRSHVGDKVPHPDSVAFILPLRDHVGNLGVRFGKQLKNILESSRPATEDGTPGSELMGRSSEQRNFSTILGKNSTLQPSHVLLRDSKGDFEVARQLTQHFYEDHGTTRFFGLLTDEEAMAAAIWARVRAPGARFVTPTAISTYLDNAPNVLRVQPSAKVLATAVADLMFTLNAARPLMVVRASLHTDAFVALLRSLGIKPSQVIHYYETTKFEDLAEKIRLKVTETLQPVLLLGDSESWEIIHIADTYYSCLWICPFPTQLHDHIQTSRSELIYFMYRAYDDKPEHTMKENPLLDPNESLVKASLSLLNGKRRSWRGSYVVVASVSPESVNPHMKVLGGTDLIPVMQYDVNRSGITRRVYQELQLTRQLLLPLTAGAKCNVIIRYINELSGTLKRTEIPIDLLQSTLLTPAGRGAQLHLDCPRHHVDFVCSSPREFWAPVKCRGMIQGIHHYQAYCGSNVGVTFAATKGCMLSKALQCSDTHTLGCRLSALCSSISHSSVMYNCDGIPLVKL; encoded by the exons ATGGGGAAGAAAGACGACGTGATTTTCGTGGGGGATCATCATTACAGCAGCAAGGATCCTTCTTGGTATTACATGTCCAGGAGAGTGGCGTGGATGAGAGACAAGGAGAAGGCTCTCCTTGTGCTTGTCGTTTTCTTCATAGCCCTGATAGCTTTCATGTTCGTTTGCCCCGAGACGATTCTGAATTTGCAGAGTTCCTTG ggCAATTCAGAGAGAGATCCCCCAGATTATTTGAAGGCTAAAATCGATATTGTTCCACCCTCCAAGGTTGAGACTGACAATGAATTAGCGAATTACGACTCAATTGAAGAGGCA ATTCCAGTGAGCGTCAGCACACCAAGTGAGGTCGAGGATTTCCTGGACTACGCGGATGAAGTCGAGGGGTTACGGAGCCACGTGGGAGATAAGGTGCCCCACCCAGATTCCGTGGCCTTCATTTTGCCTCTGAGGGATCACGTGGGCAATCTTGGAGTCCG tTTTGGTAAACAGTTGAAGAATATCTTAGAAAGTTCAAGACCAGCTACTGAAGATGGTACTCCTGGTAGTGAATTAATGGGCAGGAGCAGCGAACAGCGGAATTTCTCGACCATTCTAGGGAAGAATAGTACTTTGCAACCATCTCACGTCCTCCTCAGGGATTCCAAAGGGGATTTCGAAGTAGCAAG GCAGCTAACTCAGCATTTCTACGAAGACCATGGGACAACAAGATTCTTTGGGCTGCTAACAGATGAGGAAGCAATGGCAGCAGCAATTTGGGCAAGAGTTAGAGCTCCTG GAGCCCGTTTTGTAACACCAACAGCGATCTCGACCTACCTCGATAACGCCCCCAATGTGCTCAGAGTCCAGCCCTCTGCCAAAGTCTTGGCGACTGCCGTAGCAGACCTAATGTTCACTTTAAATGCAGCCCGGCCACTGATGGTAGTCAGGGCGTCTCTGCACACCGATGCCTTCGTTGCCCTGCTTCGATCTTTAGGGATAAAACCTAGTCAG GTAATACACTACTATGAGACGACAAAGTTTGAGGATCTAGCTGAGAAGATCAGGCTGAAGGTGACCGAAACCCTTCAGCCAGTGTTGTTGCTTGGCGACTCTGAATCTTGGGAAATCATTCATATTGCTGACACCTACTACTCCTGCCTGTGGATCTGCCCTTTCCCTACCCAGTTGCACGATCACATTCAGACTTCAAGGTCTGAACTGATCTATTTCATGTACAGAGCTTATGACGACAAGCCCGAACATACCATGAAGGAAAATCCTCTTCTGGACCCCAACGAGTCATTGGTTAAAGCGTCACTCTCGTTACTGAATGGAAAACGACGCTCTTGGCGAGGTTCCTATGTTGTCGTAGCTTCGGTGTCTCCTGAATCTGTTAATCCTCATATGAAGGTGCTCGGTGGGACAGACTTGATCCCCGTGATGCAGTACGACGTAAACAGGAGCGGCATAACTCGACGCGTCTACCAGGAGCTCCAGCTGACGAGGCAGCTCTTGCTGCCCCTTACGGCAGGAGCCAAGTGTAATGTGATTATAAGGTATATCAACGAGCTTTCTGGAACGCTCAAGAGAACAGAAATCCCCATTGATCTATTGCAGTCTACGCTATTAACTCCTGCTGGTCGCGGTGCTCAGTTACACCTTGATTGTCCTAGACATCACGTCGACTTTGTGTGTTCGTCCCCAAGAGAGTTTTGGGCTCCGGTTAAGTGTCGCGGTATGATACAGGGTATTCATCACTACCAGGCTTACTGTGGGAGTAATGTCGGCGTCACTTTTGCTGCAACCAAAGGCTGTATGTTAAGTAAGGCCCTCCAATGTTCAGATACTCATACTCTGGGTTGTAGGCTGTCGGCCCTGTGCTCCTCAATCTCCCACTCCAGTGTGATGTACAACTGTGATGGAATACCTCTTGTTAAGCTGTAA
- the LOC135213176 gene encoding UDP-glucose 6-dehydrogenase-like isoform X1 — translation MVVEKVCCIGAGYVGGPTCSVIAWKCPNIKVTVVDKSELRIKQWNSEKLPIYEPGLDKVVKECKGRNLFFSTDIDSAIKEADLIFISVNTPTKTYGIGKGRAADLKYVEACARKIAEVAENNKIVVEKSTVPVRAAESITHILSANRKLNVSFQVLSNPEFLAEGTAVDNLLNPDRVLIGGEESPEGDAAVAELSWIYGHWVEADKIITTNTWSSELSKLASNAFLAQRVSSINAISALCEATGADVSEVASAVGRDSRIGSKFLQASVGFGGSCFQKDLLNLVYIAECVNLPEVANYWQQVIDMNVYQRTRFSKRIVECLFNTVTDKTLAVFGFAFKKNTGDTRESPAIYVCSHLLEEGARLNIFDPKVEPKQIEQDLTSADVTSDPERVLSLVNIYSDPYEAVKDAHAIAVLTEWDEFKTYNYEKMLSIMKKPAFIFDGRKILDHQALIKIGFHTETIGKRFSRNALQRASGEHFPAFSWTP, via the exons ATGGTTGTCGAAAAAGTCTGCTGCATTGGAGCTGGGTATGTTGGAGGTCCAACTTGTAGCGTTATAGCTTGGAAGTGCCCCAATATTAAAGTTACAGTAGTAGATAAATCAGAATTGAGAATTAAGCAGTGGAATTCTGAGAAACTTCCCATTTATGAA CCTGGCCTCGATAAAGTTGTGAAAGAATGCAAAGGGCGAAATCTTTTCTTCTCAACTGACATTGACTCGGCAATAAAGGAAGCCGACTTGATTTTTATCTCTGTCAACACTCCAACGAAAACCTATGGCATTGGGAAG GGTCGTGCAGCAGATCTGAAATACGTAGAAGCCTGTGCCCGAAAAATAGCGGAAGTTGCCGAGAACAATAAAATTGTTGTAGAGAAGTCTACTGTTCCTGTGCGAGCTGCAGAATCCATTACTCATATTCTATCTGCCAATagaaaattaaatgtttcattccaa GTCTTGTCAAATCCGGAATTTTTGGCCGAAGGTACAGCTGTAGACAACCTCTTGAACCCTGACAGAGTTTTGATTGGTGGGGAAGAGTCACCTGAAGGTGATGCAGCTGTTGCCGAACTTTCGTGGATATATGGTCACTGGGTTGAGGCAGACAAGATCATCACTACCAACACATGGTCATCAGAACTTTCGAAAttg GCCTCAAATGCTTTTCTAGCCCAGCGTGTATCCAGCATAAATGCAATATCTGCACTGTGTGAAGCAACTGGAGCTGATGTTAGTGAAGTTGCATCAGCTGTAGGTCGGGATTCCCGAATTGGTTCCAAATTCTTGCAAGCTTCCGTGG GCTTTGGTGGTAGCTGTTTCCAGAAGGACCTCTTAAATTTGGTGTACATTGCTGAATGTGTAAATTTACCAGAAGTAGCTAATTACTGGCAGCAAGTTATTGACATGAATGTGTATCAGAGGACTAG GTTTTCAAAGAGGATTGTTGAATGTCTCTTCAACACTGTTACTGATAAGACTTTAGCTGTCTTTGGATTTGCTTTTAAAAAGAACACGGGAGACACAAGAGAAAGTCcagctatatatgtatgttctcACTTACTGGAGGAAGGTGCACGACTCAATATTTTTGACCCAAAG GTAGAGCCAAAGCAAATAGAGCAGGATTTGACCTCTGCTGATGTGACGAGTGATCCTGAACGTGTTTTAAGTTTGGTCAATATTTATTCTGACCCTTATGAAGCAGTGAAAGATGCCCATGCTATTGCTGTTCTTACTGAATGGGATGAGTTTAAG ACTTACAACTATGAGAAAATGCTTTCGATCATGAAAAAACCAGCGTTTATATTTGATGGCCGCAAGATTCTGGACCACCAGGCTTTGATTAAAATTGGCTTCCACACAGAGACGATTGGAAAGAGATTCTCTCGCAACGCCCTCCAGAGAGCATCTG
- the LOC135213176 gene encoding UDP-glucose 6-dehydrogenase-like isoform X2: protein MVVEKVCCIGAGYVGGPTCSVIAWKCPNIKVTVVDKSELRIKQWNSEKLPIYEPGLDKVVKECKGRNLFFSTDIDSAIKEADLIFISVNTPTKTYGIGKGRAADLKYVEACARKIAEVAENNKIVVEKSTVPVRAAESITHILSANRKLNVSFQVLSNPEFLAEGTAVDNLLNPDRVLIGGEESPEGDAAVAELSWIYGHWVEADKIITTNTWSSELSKLASNAFLAQRVSSINAISALCEATGADVSEVASAVGRDSRIGSKFLQASVGFGGSCFQKDLLNLVYIAECVNLPEVANYWQQVIDMNVYQRTRFSKRIVECLFNTVTDKTLAVFGFAFKKNTGDTRESPAIYVCSHLLEEGARLNIFDPKVEPKQIEQDLTSADVTSDPERVLSLVNIYSDPYEAVKDAHAIAVLTEWDEFKTYNYEKMLSIMKKPAFIFDGRKILDHQALIKIGFHTETIGKRFSRNALQRASGLDL from the exons ATGGTTGTCGAAAAAGTCTGCTGCATTGGAGCTGGGTATGTTGGAGGTCCAACTTGTAGCGTTATAGCTTGGAAGTGCCCCAATATTAAAGTTACAGTAGTAGATAAATCAGAATTGAGAATTAAGCAGTGGAATTCTGAGAAACTTCCCATTTATGAA CCTGGCCTCGATAAAGTTGTGAAAGAATGCAAAGGGCGAAATCTTTTCTTCTCAACTGACATTGACTCGGCAATAAAGGAAGCCGACTTGATTTTTATCTCTGTCAACACTCCAACGAAAACCTATGGCATTGGGAAG GGTCGTGCAGCAGATCTGAAATACGTAGAAGCCTGTGCCCGAAAAATAGCGGAAGTTGCCGAGAACAATAAAATTGTTGTAGAGAAGTCTACTGTTCCTGTGCGAGCTGCAGAATCCATTACTCATATTCTATCTGCCAATagaaaattaaatgtttcattccaa GTCTTGTCAAATCCGGAATTTTTGGCCGAAGGTACAGCTGTAGACAACCTCTTGAACCCTGACAGAGTTTTGATTGGTGGGGAAGAGTCACCTGAAGGTGATGCAGCTGTTGCCGAACTTTCGTGGATATATGGTCACTGGGTTGAGGCAGACAAGATCATCACTACCAACACATGGTCATCAGAACTTTCGAAAttg GCCTCAAATGCTTTTCTAGCCCAGCGTGTATCCAGCATAAATGCAATATCTGCACTGTGTGAAGCAACTGGAGCTGATGTTAGTGAAGTTGCATCAGCTGTAGGTCGGGATTCCCGAATTGGTTCCAAATTCTTGCAAGCTTCCGTGG GCTTTGGTGGTAGCTGTTTCCAGAAGGACCTCTTAAATTTGGTGTACATTGCTGAATGTGTAAATTTACCAGAAGTAGCTAATTACTGGCAGCAAGTTATTGACATGAATGTGTATCAGAGGACTAG GTTTTCAAAGAGGATTGTTGAATGTCTCTTCAACACTGTTACTGATAAGACTTTAGCTGTCTTTGGATTTGCTTTTAAAAAGAACACGGGAGACACAAGAGAAAGTCcagctatatatgtatgttctcACTTACTGGAGGAAGGTGCACGACTCAATATTTTTGACCCAAAG GTAGAGCCAAAGCAAATAGAGCAGGATTTGACCTCTGCTGATGTGACGAGTGATCCTGAACGTGTTTTAAGTTTGGTCAATATTTATTCTGACCCTTATGAAGCAGTGAAAGATGCCCATGCTATTGCTGTTCTTACTGAATGGGATGAGTTTAAG ACTTACAACTATGAGAAAATGCTTTCGATCATGAAAAAACCAGCGTTTATATTTGATGGCCGCAAGATTCTGGACCACCAGGCTTTGATTAAAATTGGCTTCCACACAGAGACGATTGGAAAGAGATTCTCTCGCAACGCCCTCCAGAGAGCATCTGGTTTGGATCTTTGA